AGAAGGCCGAATCGGACGACACCGTCTCCGGGACGGTCGTCGACATCGAACACGACCCCGCCCGCAGCGCGCCGGTCGTCGCCGTCGAGTTCGAGGACGGGGACCAGCGCCTCATCCTCGCGCCCGAGGGCGTCGCCGTCGGCGACACGATCCAGGTCGGCGTGAGCGCGGAGATCAAGCCCGGGAACACGCTCCCGCTGGCGGAGATCCCCGAGGGGGTCCCCGTCTGTAACGTCGAGCGCCAGCCCGGCGACGGCGGGAAGTTCGCCCGCGCGTCCGGGACGAGCGCCCAGCTGCTCACACACGACCGCAAGGTCGCGGTCGTCCAGCTCCCCTCCGGAGAGGTAAAGCGGCTGAACCCGCAGTGCCGCGCCACCGTCGGCGTCGTCGCCGGCGGCGGTCGGACGGAAAAGCCGTTCGTGAAGGCGGGCAAGAAGCACCACAAGATGAAAGCGCGCGGCATCAAGTGGCCGCGCGTCCGCGGGGTCGCGATGAACGCCGTCGATCACCCGTTCGGTGGCGGCGGCCGCCAGCACCCCGGACAGCCGAAGTCCGTCTCGCGGGACGCCCCGCCGGGACGGAAGGTCGGTGACATCGCCTCGAAGCGGACCGGTCGAGGCGGCAAAGGAGGCAAGGACAACTAATGAGTTCGGAATACCGCACCGGCCGCGAGGGTGAGTTCACCTACCGCGGCTA
This is a stretch of genomic DNA from Halobellus sp. MBLA0158. It encodes these proteins:
- a CDS encoding 50S ribosomal protein L2, yielding MGRRIQGQRRGRGTSTFRAPSHRYKAELSHKKAESDDTVSGTVVDIEHDPARSAPVVAVEFEDGDQRLILAPEGVAVGDTIQVGVSAEIKPGNTLPLAEIPEGVPVCNVERQPGDGGKFARASGTSAQLLTHDRKVAVVQLPSGEVKRLNPQCRATVGVVAGGGRTEKPFVKAGKKHHKMKARGIKWPRVRGVAMNAVDHPFGGGGRQHPGQPKSVSRDAPPGRKVGDIASKRTGRGGKGGKDN